One Flexistipes sp. DNA window includes the following coding sequences:
- a CDS encoding pyridoxine 5'-phosphate synthase, whose product MIKLGVNVDHVATLRQARLIKEPDPVEAAVWAEHAGADGITVHLREDTRHIQHRDVSLLKDILKTRLNLEMSVNHEILDFACDIKPYMSTLVPEKREELTTEGGLDVKGNEKEVSEAVKHLMSNNIKVSLFIDPDIQQIKAAKNLGVNIVELHTGSYAEAEDDEQILFELQKLTKAAEFAKDSGMVVNAGHGLNYRNTKKLCRNIPFLNELNIGHSIVARSVFTGIFEAVKEMKRLIGE is encoded by the coding sequence ATGATAAAGCTTGGTGTAAACGTTGATCATGTGGCTACTCTGAGACAGGCCAGGCTTATAAAAGAGCCGGATCCGGTGGAAGCGGCAGTGTGGGCGGAACATGCAGGTGCTGACGGAATAACGGTGCATCTCAGGGAAGATACAAGGCATATTCAACACAGAGATGTTTCACTGCTGAAAGATATATTAAAGACACGATTAAACCTTGAAATGTCTGTGAATCATGAAATATTGGATTTTGCATGTGATATAAAGCCTTATATGTCAACACTGGTTCCTGAAAAAAGAGAAGAACTGACCACCGAAGGCGGCCTTGATGTTAAAGGTAACGAAAAAGAGGTCTCGGAGGCGGTAAAGCACTTAATGAGTAACAATATAAAGGTGAGTCTTTTTATCGATCCGGATATACAGCAGATAAAGGCAGCAAAAAATCTTGGTGTGAATATTGTTGAGCTGCATACAGGTTCTTATGCCGAAGCTGAAGATGATGAGCAAATTCTGTTTGAACTGCAGAAACTGACAAAGGCGGCAGAATTCGCAAAGGATTCAGGGATGGTGGTTAATGCCGGGCATGGCCTGAACTACAGGAATACAAAGAAGCTTTGCCGGAATATTCCGTTCTTGAATGAGCTTAATATAGGTCATTCAATTGTTGCCAGAAGTGTGTTCACAGGGATATTTGAGGCGGTGAAAGAAATGAAACGTCTTATAGGCGAATAA
- the acpS gene encoding holo-ACP synthase: MMIGCDIVEIERIKNAYTKLGDSFSDRVLSEREREIFIQKKRSMSFLSGRFAAKEAVSKSLKTGLGKLGLKNIEILAGEDGEPVVYLNGQKADMEVSISHSKNMAMAVAIENRGNK, translated from the coding sequence ATGATGATCGGTTGCGATATAGTTGAAATTGAAAGAATTAAAAATGCATACACTAAACTGGGGGATTCGTTCTCCGACAGGGTACTTTCCGAAAGGGAAAGAGAAATTTTTATACAAAAAAAAAGAAGTATGAGCTTTCTCAGCGGACGTTTTGCAGCCAAGGAGGCCGTTTCAAAAAGTTTGAAAACGGGGCTTGGAAAGCTTGGACTTAAAAATATAGAAATCTTGGCCGGTGAAGACGGAGAACCGGTTGTTTATTTAAACGGACAAAAAGCAGACATGGAGGTTTCCATCTCTCATTCGAAAAATATGGCTATGGCTGTTGCCATAGAAAACAGAGGAAATAAATGA
- the kdsB gene encoding 3-deoxy-manno-octulosonate cytidylyltransferase, protein MSAVIIPARYNSSRLPGKPLVKIGGIPMIARVANNCLKSAADRVIVATDDIKIMEVCEKIDGLEVTLGDKEYFSGTDRISDVAKYLREDVIINVQGDEPFLSPKLINDLINSLNENDNIYMSSAYVNMNETEADDPGNVKVVVDREGYALYFSRAKMPFGRNKNAAQYKKHIGIYGFKRHFLLKYAEMDRTPLEKTEELEQLRALENGYRIKMIESDNDSLSVDTYDDVKKAEKILERGVSS, encoded by the coding sequence ATGAGTGCGGTGATTATTCCTGCAAGATACAATTCATCAAGACTTCCGGGAAAACCGCTTGTAAAAATCGGCGGAATTCCTATGATTGCAAGGGTGGCCAACAACTGTCTTAAAAGTGCTGCGGACAGGGTGATTGTTGCAACTGATGATATTAAAATTATGGAGGTCTGTGAAAAGATTGACGGATTAGAGGTTACATTGGGCGATAAAGAATATTTCAGCGGCACGGATAGAATTTCCGATGTTGCCAAATATCTAAGGGAAGATGTAATTATAAATGTTCAGGGGGATGAGCCGTTTTTGTCTCCCAAACTTATCAATGATCTGATAAACAGTTTAAATGAAAATGATAATATCTATATGTCTTCGGCATATGTGAATATGAATGAAACGGAGGCGGATGACCCCGGCAATGTTAAAGTTGTCGTTGACAGAGAGGGGTATGCCCTTTATTTCAGCAGAGCAAAAATGCCTTTCGGAAGAAATAAAAATGCTGCGCAGTATAAGAAACATATCGGGATTTACGGTTTTAAACGGCATTTTTTGTTGAAATATGCAGAGATGGACAGAACTCCGCTGGAGAAGACGGAAGAGCTGGAGCAGCTCAGAGCTCTTGAAAACGGATACAGGATAAAAATGATAGAATCCGACAATGATTCATTGTCTGTTGATACGTATGACGATGTTAAAAAGGCTGAGAAAATTTTGGAAAGGGGGGTCAGTTCGTGA
- a CDS encoding CTP synthase: protein MTKYIFVTGGVLSSLGKGITASSIGTLLEARGYSVVIKKFDPYLNVDPGTLSPFQHGEVFVTEDGAETDLDLGHYERFLTSNTTKDCNITTGKIYYSVIQKERRGDYLGATVQVIPHITDEIKESILKLSEDNDFVITEIGGTVGDIESLPFLEAIRQFKFDVGEENVLYVHVTLVPFIKSAGELKTKPTQHSVKELREIGIQPDILVCRSEYPLDDTIRKKIALFCNVSKNSVINAIDASTIYQVPLYMNKEGIDKLIMKRFSLEDKNYDLEKWEEIVERIKNPEDEVQIGVVGKYTDLKDAYISLNEALIHGGIYNKLKVNVKWIDAEDLEKPSPDVLLDDLDGILIPGGFGDRGVEGKIKSVNFARNKDVPFFGICLGMQCAVIEFARNVLKYEDANSVEFDKSTKHPVIDFMNDQKKIKQLGGTMRLGAYRCDLKKNSKSYQAYKKDTIYERHRHRLEFNNDYLQDFVKEGLLISGHNPDRDLVEIVEIKAHRWFVGCQFHPEFKSKPTNPHPLFSRFVEAAYKYKKEKAEKSAHEGIEAV, encoded by the coding sequence GTGACTAAGTATATTTTTGTTACAGGCGGAGTATTATCATCTCTGGGTAAGGGGATTACAGCTTCCTCAATTGGCACACTTCTGGAAGCAAGAGGTTACAGTGTAGTTATCAAGAAATTCGATCCCTATCTGAATGTGGATCCGGGGACTCTCAGTCCTTTCCAACACGGTGAGGTTTTTGTTACCGAGGACGGAGCAGAAACGGATCTGGACCTTGGTCACTATGAGCGGTTTCTCACCTCCAATACAACAAAAGACTGCAATATTACTACCGGGAAAATTTATTACAGTGTCATTCAAAAGGAGCGCAGGGGTGATTATCTTGGAGCAACTGTTCAGGTGATTCCGCATATTACAGATGAGATAAAAGAAAGTATTTTAAAGCTTTCTGAAGATAACGATTTTGTCATTACCGAAATAGGTGGAACTGTTGGTGATATTGAGAGCCTGCCGTTTTTGGAGGCGATAAGGCAGTTCAAATTTGATGTTGGCGAAGAGAATGTTCTTTATGTCCATGTTACCCTTGTTCCTTTTATAAAGAGTGCCGGTGAGCTTAAAACCAAACCAACACAACATTCAGTGAAAGAACTCAGGGAGATAGGTATTCAGCCGGATATCCTGGTATGCAGATCTGAGTACCCCCTTGATGATACTATAAGAAAAAAGATTGCCTTGTTTTGTAATGTTTCCAAAAACAGTGTTATTAACGCCATTGATGCCAGCACAATTTACCAGGTGCCGCTTTATATGAATAAAGAGGGGATAGATAAATTAATTATGAAACGGTTTTCACTTGAGGATAAAAATTACGATTTGGAGAAGTGGGAGGAAATTGTAGAGCGGATAAAAAATCCTGAAGACGAGGTGCAGATAGGTGTTGTGGGTAAATATACGGATTTGAAAGATGCTTATATCAGTCTTAACGAAGCTTTAATACACGGCGGTATTTATAACAAACTAAAAGTAAATGTGAAATGGATTGACGCAGAAGATCTTGAAAAACCTTCTCCGGATGTACTGCTTGATGACCTGGACGGCATACTAATACCGGGTGGATTCGGAGACAGAGGTGTTGAAGGTAAAATAAAATCTGTCAACTTTGCCAGGAATAAAGATGTACCTTTCTTTGGCATCTGTCTTGGGATGCAGTGTGCGGTTATAGAGTTTGCCAGGAATGTCCTCAAATATGAGGATGCTAACAGTGTCGAGTTTGACAAATCCACAAAGCATCCGGTTATAGACTTTATGAATGATCAGAAAAAGATAAAACAGCTGGGCGGCACAATGAGACTTGGTGCTTACAGATGTGATCTGAAGAAGAATTCAAAGTCATACCAGGCTTATAAAAAAGATACGATATATGAACGACACAGACACAGACTGGAGTTTAATAACGATTATCTGCAGGATTTTGTAAAAGAAGGGCTACTTATTTCCGGACACAATCCTGACAGGGATTTGGTGGAGATTGTCGAAATAAAAGCTCACAGATGGTTTGTCGGCTGTCAGTTTCACCCGGAATTTAAATCAAAACCAACAAATCCGCATCCTTTATTCAGCAGATTTGTTGAAGCAGCATATAAATATAAAAAAGAGAAAGCTGAAAAGTCCGCCCATGAAGGTATAGAGGCTGTATGA
- the kdsA gene encoding 3-deoxy-8-phosphooctulonate synthase: protein MILMAGPCVIETDETALRTCDFLKNLALKYNLDLYFKSSFDKANRSSVDSYRGPGIEKGMELFEKVKRKFDVKIITDFHEPVQAAQLSGNVDMLQIPAFLCRQTDMLKAASESGLPVNVKKGQFLSPWDMSNIVQKLESFGVKKRDIFLTERGTSFGYNNLVVDFRSFPVMRDTGANIIFDATHSLQLPGGMGKSSGGQREFVPYLAKAAAACGVDGFFMEIHPEPYKALCDGPNMLNFETAENVIKNICRIRDVL, encoded by the coding sequence ATGATTTTAATGGCTGGTCCGTGCGTTATTGAGACGGATGAAACAGCATTAAGGACATGTGATTTTTTAAAGAATCTGGCTTTAAAGTATAATCTGGATTTATATTTTAAATCTTCCTTTGATAAAGCCAACAGAAGTTCCGTAGATTCGTATCGGGGTCCCGGTATTGAAAAGGGGATGGAGCTGTTTGAAAAGGTGAAGAGAAAATTTGATGTAAAAATTATTACAGATTTTCATGAGCCAGTTCAGGCTGCTCAGCTTTCCGGAAATGTGGATATGCTCCAGATTCCGGCTTTCTTATGCAGACAGACCGACATGCTTAAAGCAGCCTCTGAATCCGGCCTGCCTGTCAATGTTAAAAAGGGGCAGTTTTTATCCCCCTGGGATATGAGTAATATTGTTCAGAAACTTGAGTCCTTTGGTGTGAAAAAGAGGGATATCTTTTTAACCGAGCGGGGGACAAGTTTCGGCTATAATAATCTTGTTGTGGACTTCAGGTCATTTCCTGTGATGCGAGATACAGGAGCAAATATTATCTTTGATGCCACACATTCACTTCAGCTGCCCGGCGGAATGGGCAAATCTTCCGGAGGACAGCGTGAGTTTGTACCATATCTGGCAAAGGCTGCAGCTGCCTGCGGTGTGGACGGCTTTTTCATGGAAATACATCCTGAACCGTATAAGGCATTATGTGACGGACCCAATATGCTGAATTTTGAAACTGCTGAAAATGTTATTAAAAATATATGCCGTATAAGAGATGTTTTATGA
- a CDS encoding KpsF/GutQ family sugar-phosphate isomerase encodes MKIKEIAQKTLRIEADAIYRLADRINDDFERAVEILMSCKSRVVVTGMGKSGIIGKKIAATLSSTGTPSLFLHPAEGVHGDLGMLMKGDVVIAISNSGETEEIVSILPIIKRFNVPIVSLVGRMDSTLARRSTCAIDASVEKEACPLNLAPTASTTVALAIGDALAVALLEKRGFKEEDFAVFHPSGSLGKKLLLKVGDLYHTGEEVPVINENELISKAVIEMSSKGFGCTSVVDNDGKLVGIITDGDLRRSLEKYQNIFDKPVYQLATKNPKTISPDALAARALQIMEEFSITTILSVDDNKHPTGIIHLHDILSAGIV; translated from the coding sequence ATGAAAATTAAAGAAATTGCTCAGAAAACTTTAAGAATAGAAGCAGATGCCATCTATCGCTTGGCTGACAGGATTAATGATGATTTTGAGAGGGCAGTGGAAATACTGATGAGCTGCAAAAGCCGTGTTGTTGTAACTGGAATGGGCAAGTCCGGTATAATAGGAAAAAAAATTGCCGCCACTTTGTCTTCCACCGGCACCCCATCGCTGTTTCTGCACCCGGCTGAGGGTGTTCACGGAGATTTGGGGATGCTTATGAAGGGTGATGTTGTCATTGCTATCTCCAACAGCGGCGAAACCGAGGAAATTGTTTCAATACTTCCCATTATAAAACGGTTTAACGTTCCAATAGTTTCCCTTGTTGGCAGAATGGATTCCACTTTGGCAAGACGGAGTACCTGTGCAATTGATGCTTCTGTTGAGAAGGAAGCCTGTCCGCTTAACCTTGCTCCCACTGCAAGCACAACTGTTGCTTTGGCAATCGGGGATGCTCTTGCTGTTGCCCTGCTTGAAAAACGAGGATTTAAAGAAGAAGATTTTGCTGTATTCCATCCTTCCGGCTCTCTCGGAAAAAAGCTTCTGTTAAAAGTTGGTGACTTATACCATACTGGGGAGGAAGTCCCGGTTATCAATGAGAATGAACTTATTTCAAAAGCTGTAATCGAGATGAGCAGCAAAGGTTTTGGCTGCACATCAGTGGTTGATAATGACGGGAAACTTGTTGGAATTATTACGGACGGTGATTTAAGGCGTTCTCTGGAAAAGTACCAAAACATTTTCGATAAACCTGTTTACCAGCTGGCAACGAAAAATCCCAAAACGATTTCTCCGGATGCTCTGGCGGCAAGAGCACTGCAGATAATGGAGGAATTTTCAATTACCACAATTTTGTCGGTTGATGATAATAAGCACCCGACGGGTATTATACATTTACACGATATTCTGAGTGCAGGGATTGTGTGA
- a CDS encoding KdsC family phosphatase encodes MIKILIMDVDGVLSDGKIIYDETGKEIKNFDVKDGFGINMARKAGLQLCIISGRKSKVTEIRARELLIDDVYQGVEDKLDTFKKVMHIKNLLPEEAAFIGDDLNDIRLMNAVGFSAAVADAAEETRKAAKIVLENKGGSGAVREFVEKILKLNGLWEKTLSLYY; translated from the coding sequence ATGATAAAGATTCTGATTATGGATGTGGACGGAGTTCTCAGCGACGGGAAAATTATATATGATGAAACCGGCAAAGAGATTAAAAATTTTGATGTAAAAGACGGTTTTGGGATAAATATGGCAAGAAAAGCCGGGTTGCAGTTGTGTATTATTTCCGGCAGGAAATCAAAAGTCACTGAAATAAGAGCCAGAGAGCTGCTGATCGATGATGTCTATCAGGGTGTTGAAGATAAACTGGATACATTTAAAAAAGTAATGCACATAAAAAACTTACTTCCTGAAGAGGCCGCTTTTATAGGTGATGATCTGAACGATATCAGGTTGATGAATGCTGTGGGTTTTTCAGCTGCAGTTGCTGATGCTGCAGAAGAAACCAGGAAAGCTGCGAAAATTGTGTTGGAAAATAAAGGCGGCAGCGGTGCAGTGAGGGAATTCGTTGAAAAAATATTAAAGTTAAATGGTTTATGGGAAAAAACGTTAAGCTTGTATTATTGA
- a CDS encoding LPS export ABC transporter periplasmic protein LptC — MGKNVKLVLLIMFLLIILLSVVYYSTRNDKNKLEKIDIAKNNLVIKNFDLSKNLTDSQGFYRVTAAIAKFDKDIGKSKLDNCSIEYKTDNTSATFHAAECTYWVDKKIVLEGSVKGQINSVKINTDDNGVFNYYFDNATGIIKNGVEVHGNNIIITSEKALMSRSNRIIEFIDNVEVDYAY, encoded by the coding sequence ATGGGAAAAAACGTTAAGCTTGTATTATTGATTATGTTTTTATTAATTATTCTTTTATCGGTTGTCTATTATTCAACCCGGAATGATAAAAATAAGCTTGAAAAGATTGATATTGCAAAGAATAATTTGGTAATAAAGAATTTCGATCTGAGCAAAAATCTGACAGACAGTCAGGGCTTTTACAGGGTGACAGCAGCCATTGCAAAGTTTGATAAAGATATCGGGAAATCAAAACTTGATAACTGCTCTATAGAATATAAAACAGATAATACATCTGCAACTTTTCATGCTGCAGAATGTACATATTGGGTGGATAAAAAAATTGTGTTAGAAGGTAGTGTAAAGGGTCAAATAAACAGTGTAAAAATAAATACAGATGATAACGGCGTATTTAATTACTACTTTGACAATGCTACAGGAATTATTAAGAACGGTGTGGAAGTTCATGGAAACAATATTATTATTACTTCCGAAAAGGCATTAATGTCCAGGTCTAACCGCATCATTGAATTTATAGACAATGTAGAGGTTGATTATGCATATTAA
- the lptA gene encoding lipopolysaccharide transport periplasmic protein LptA produces the protein MHIKKLSVLFLIIVCISVAGAAQNKVQIESDSLKYFGNRNVSYFRGNVFVKSDNLTMHSDNMSVYFNDNREPEKIVAEGNVSITKQELYALSNKAEMLMNENVIKLSGDVRVWQGENYLEGQQVIIYNDENRIEVKKSDKSRVKIIFYPDQKGKSIVNTGKPSEKELQEKDGSR, from the coding sequence ATGCATATTAAGAAATTATCTGTATTATTTTTAATTATTGTCTGTATCTCAGTTGCAGGTGCAGCTCAAAACAAGGTTCAGATTGAGTCCGACTCTCTAAAGTATTTCGGCAATAGGAATGTATCATATTTCAGAGGTAATGTGTTTGTAAAAAGTGATAATCTGACAATGCATTCGGATAATATGAGTGTTTACTTCAATGATAACAGAGAACCGGAAAAGATAGTTGCAGAAGGTAATGTAAGTATCACTAAACAGGAGTTGTACGCATTGTCCAATAAAGCTGAAATGCTGATGAATGAGAATGTGATAAAGCTGTCCGGAGATGTCAGGGTCTGGCAGGGGGAAAATTATCTTGAAGGTCAACAGGTAATCATATACAATGATGAAAATCGGATTGAAGTGAAAAAAAGTGATAAGAGCAGAGTAAAAATTATTTTCTATCCGGATCAAAAGGGGAAATCTATTGTCAATACAGGCAAACCATCTGAAAAAGAGCTACAAGAAAAGGACGGTAGTAGATAA
- the lptB gene encoding LPS export ABC transporter ATP-binding protein encodes MSIQANHLKKSYKKRTVVDNVTLKVDKGEIVGLLGPNGAGKTTTFYMIVGIVKSDEGSVVLNDSDITHDAIHTRAKRGIGYLPQEPSVFRKLTVYENIAAAIQLKFPSNTKTRSGKRMIRERVERLIEDFGLKKVIDSYGYSLSGGERRRVEIARCMSIDPEFILLDEPFAGIDPISVADIQNMIFKLKEMGIGVLITDHNVRETLKITDRGYIIYEGNVLTEGVPEEIISHREVINRYLGEGFYL; translated from the coding sequence TTGTCAATACAGGCAAACCATCTGAAAAAGAGCTACAAGAAAAGGACGGTAGTAGATAACGTAACATTAAAAGTCGACAAGGGCGAGATTGTCGGCCTGCTTGGACCGAACGGTGCAGGCAAAACAACCACTTTTTACATGATAGTCGGTATTGTTAAATCTGATGAAGGCAGTGTGGTTCTGAATGACTCCGATATTACCCATGACGCAATTCATACGAGAGCAAAAAGAGGGATAGGATATCTACCCCAGGAACCTTCAGTTTTTCGTAAACTTACGGTATATGAAAATATAGCTGCAGCTATTCAGCTTAAATTTCCTTCAAACACCAAAACAAGATCCGGTAAAAGAATGATCAGAGAAAGAGTTGAGAGACTTATCGAAGACTTCGGTCTTAAAAAAGTGATTGATTCTTACGGGTATTCACTCAGCGGCGGAGAACGCAGAAGAGTTGAAATTGCAAGATGTATGAGTATTGATCCTGAATTTATTTTGCTGGATGAGCCGTTTGCAGGTATTGACCCGATATCTGTAGCTGATATACAGAATATGATATTTAAACTAAAAGAGATGGGAATAGGTGTTCTTATTACTGATCATAATGTAAGAGAAACTTTAAAAATTACAGACAGAGGCTATATTATATATGAAGGGAATGTTCTTACAGAGGGCGTTCCTGAAGAAATAATAAGCCACAGGGAAGTTATTAACAGGTATCTTGGCGAAGGGTTTTATTTATAA
- the rpoN gene encoding RNA polymerase factor sigma-54 gives MQNTKMGLTLENKLSQKLMITPQMKQSLNLLQMPVVELLQEVNSILEDNPVIEEMESKQEEEYFEKDEFLEDLKKVEWDDYFQNDEWYYLPRDDEEVNFEKFVSSNENLYEHLLFQLTISDVSKEVKRAGEYIIGNITENGYFTLDPSVIADEINIGVDVVNEALSVIREFDPAGIAQTNLKDCILKQLHSFGINPNDIDFIAEILDNYEEEIIIGDLNKVAETLSIDMESLEKLFGYIKMTDPKPGLKFSSTARYVVPDVYIVERDDFFDVVLNEEGFAPMKLNSYYVKLLKNDSLDSNTREYVEEKVKNALWLLKSLNQRKKAIQRVVEEIVKKQYDFLKKGKEFLKPLKLKDIAEATGLHESTVSRVTSGKYAMCTHGVLELRSFFIKGIESENGEISTMNIKMQIRELTENEPKEKPYSDQKIVEILTKKGIKIARRTVAKYRESMSIPARSERKRNRR, from the coding sequence ATGCAAAACACAAAAATGGGTCTGACGCTTGAAAACAAGCTTTCGCAGAAATTAATGATTACTCCTCAAATGAAGCAGTCATTAAATCTGCTTCAGATGCCTGTTGTGGAGCTTTTGCAGGAAGTTAACAGTATTCTGGAGGATAACCCTGTTATTGAGGAAATGGAAAGCAAACAGGAAGAAGAATATTTTGAAAAAGATGAATTCCTTGAAGACTTGAAAAAGGTTGAATGGGATGATTATTTTCAAAACGATGAATGGTATTATTTGCCACGTGATGATGAAGAGGTAAATTTTGAAAAATTTGTAAGCAGCAATGAAAATCTATATGAGCATTTGTTGTTTCAGCTTACCATTTCGGATGTCAGTAAAGAAGTTAAACGAGCAGGGGAATATATTATAGGGAATATTACGGAAAATGGTTATTTTACTTTGGATCCCTCTGTTATTGCAGATGAGATAAATATTGGTGTTGATGTTGTAAATGAAGCGCTAAGTGTAATCAGGGAGTTTGATCCGGCAGGGATAGCCCAGACAAATCTGAAGGACTGTATTTTGAAGCAACTCCACAGTTTCGGTATTAATCCGAACGATATAGATTTTATTGCTGAGATACTGGACAATTATGAAGAAGAAATAATTATAGGCGATCTTAATAAAGTGGCTGAGACTTTGTCTATTGATATGGAAAGTCTTGAAAAGCTTTTTGGATATATTAAGATGACAGATCCCAAGCCGGGGTTAAAGTTTTCTTCTACTGCAAGATATGTGGTTCCCGATGTGTATATTGTGGAAAGAGACGATTTTTTTGATGTTGTTTTGAATGAAGAGGGGTTTGCTCCCATGAAGCTGAACAGCTATTATGTTAAACTGCTCAAGAATGACAGTCTTGACAGCAATACAAGGGAATATGTGGAAGAGAAGGTAAAAAATGCACTTTGGCTTCTGAAAAGTCTCAATCAGCGTAAAAAAGCTATTCAGAGGGTTGTGGAGGAAATTGTAAAAAAACAGTATGATTTTCTTAAAAAAGGGAAGGAATTTCTGAAACCGCTGAAGCTTAAAGATATTGCAGAAGCCACCGGTTTGCATGAGTCCACAGTCAGCAGAGTCACATCAGGAAAATATGCCATGTGTACACATGGGGTTCTTGAATTGCGCTCTTTTTTTATTAAAGGGATTGAATCGGAAAATGGTGAAATCTCTACAATGAACATAAAAATGCAGATCAGGGAACTTACAGAGAATGAGCCGAAAGAAAAACCGTACAGTGATCAAAAAATTGTGGAAATTTTAACAAAAAAGGGTATAAAGATTGCAAGGAGAACTGTGGCTAAATACAGGGAAAGTATGAGTATCCCTGCTAGATCAGAAAGAAAAAGGAATAGGAGGTAA
- the hpf gene encoding ribosome hibernation-promoting factor, HPF/YfiA family, whose translation MHIQITAKNIDLTDAIRSYVNKKIGKVKKYFDQVIEVHVVLEVQKNLHIAEVLVNAKGVFLKGLEKSEDLYASIDLAVDKIERQLVKYKEKIQSKKLMNKDFEEPFRLNVIETGSLDTDNPVTVISKQIPVKPMDVEEAVMQMDLLNKNFFVFRNADSSEVNVVYKRDDGNIGLIEP comes from the coding sequence ATGCACATTCAAATTACGGCGAAAAATATTGATCTGACCGATGCCATAAGGTCTTATGTGAATAAGAAGATTGGTAAAGTGAAAAAGTATTTCGATCAGGTTATAGAGGTCCATGTAGTGCTTGAAGTACAGAAAAATCTTCATATTGCTGAAGTACTTGTAAATGCAAAGGGTGTTTTTCTGAAAGGTCTGGAAAAATCGGAAGATCTGTATGCTTCCATCGATCTGGCTGTCGATAAGATTGAAAGACAGCTGGTGAAGTACAAAGAGAAAATTCAAAGTAAAAAGCTAATGAACAAAGACTTTGAAGAACCTTTCAGGCTTAATGTCATAGAAACCGGCAGCCTTGATACTGATAATCCCGTAACTGTGATATCGAAACAGATACCTGTAAAACCCATGGATGTGGAAGAGGCTGTTATGCAGATGGATTTGTTAAATAAAAACTTTTTTGTTTTCAGAAATGCAGACAGCTCTGAAGTAAATGTAGTATACAAAAGAGATGATGGAAATATCGGATTAATTGAGCCATAA